The Mytilus galloprovincialis chromosome 4, xbMytGall1.hap1.1, whole genome shotgun sequence genome contains a region encoding:
- the LOC143071624 gene encoding uncharacterized protein LOC143071624 → MEYKNLHKIIFILVYYTYHADGIGCFRCTSMNGNNKECEDTFNNTGGFYVTDCWASRKDRMGMFPATECIKMTVTDENDDGQQFSLVVRDCVVDNGGTNSETEIGRQSHCGWMKVLQYNGERMRGCILSCDLDGCNTGQKLSAVSLWIFILLVVYLILQ, encoded by the exons ATGGAGTACAAGAACCTACATAAAatcatatttatacttgtctacTATACATACCATG CTGATGGTATTGGGTGCTTCAGATGTACCTCTATGAATGGAAATAACAAAGAATGTGAGGACACATTTAATAACACGGGAGGGTTTTATGTAACAGATTGCTGGGCGAGTCGAAAAGACCGAATGGGGATGTTTCCTGCTACAGAATGTATCAAGATGACTGTTACTGATG AAAACGATGACGGCCAGCAATTTAGTTTAGTGGTTAGAGATTGTGTAGTAGATAACGGAGGTACAAATTCTGAGACTGAAATTGGTCGCCAGAGCCACTGTGGATGGATGAAAGTTTTACAATATAATGGCGAGCGGATGCGAGGGTGTATACTTAGCTGTGATTTAGATGGATGCAACACAGGACAAAAACTTTCAGCAGTTTCTCTTTGGATATTCATATTACTTGTTGTATACTTAATACTTCAATGA